cagcaaaaaaaaaaaaaaaaaaggccactaTAACATTGACAACTGTCAGTTGAATATTATTCTTAATGACCAGTGTAAAACTTGCAGTATTTagctttttgtttattttagaaTATTGATATTAAATTGACAAATTGTAAAAATGTCTAAAAATGTATGTTTACataataacttttatttaaaaaaaattctaagtaaacattccctttaagttgcaGTGTTTTTAGTGTTGTAGATTTTTGTATTTCAGTAttcttgtgtatatatattttccaggcagcagatgatgatgatgattatgtcATTGGTCCATTACCTGCCAAGGGACCTGTCCAGTCCAGTGTTGCTGAGGATTTTGAACGTCGTGCCTGGAAAATGAAACAGAAGCTTACGTCAAATGATGTGAGGTTTTCTAGTTTTTTGTACAGTtaccaatacattttttttctcaagaCATCTATATTTCTGGTTATAGTGTGCAGTTGTTACTTATTTTATACCATTCTATAATTTCCATTTGGGTATACATATGCGATTTAGAGGGTTGTAAACACATAATACGAATAAACAAGTACAATAGTTATGAGCTGACTTAATGACGGAATGGTAAAAAGGATGGGGCTGTTTGTGTTTACCATCTGAGTTACAGTGTAAACCATTTCTTCAAATTTACACCCAGGTTATAATACATAGAGGAATGTTTGTGCGTACTTTGGTATCGCATACCAAAACCAAAGTTTTAAAGAAATACTAAACCTAGAAATGTGTGCTAAAATGCTAAACGTAAAGAAGCAATCTACCGGTAGCTGCCCTGACTATTTGTCAGTGTGGAGCATTTTCTGTATGATCCTGGCAACAGCAGTCTGCTGAAATCCCCCAGAGGACACAGGTTTATCTCTGTCTGATTTCCTCCATTAGAAAATTAGGGCTAAGCAAATAGGATggagtttaaggctgaggccccaggttgcggaaatgcagctttttttgttgcagattttgctgtgtttttttgagccaaagcctagaatgCCTACAAtaggattgggaaatatataggaagtttttacacttctactttctgctcaatccactcctggtttgggggggggggggggcttctacTCCAGCCAGCTGTCTTACAGTCTAACAGCTAACAGTGAAGGGGAGGAGGGGAACATGGTTGAGTTCCTGGGACACGGCAAACACTcctttacacacatatatatattattgtgatATTGTTTTACCTGTCATGCATTTTATGTGTTTAGAATTGTTTTAACAGAACAAAAAATAGTAGATATTTTAGTTACACTGTAGCTCTCCTAAAATAAGTTAAATTTCTTGTATTAAAGGATGAACACAAGAATCCAACACGAGAGTCTTGGATGACTGAGCTTCCTCCAGAGTTGACAAACTTTGGTTTGGGACCAAGAACATTTAAGCGAAGGGCTAATGAACGTTCCGGTGATAGGTCAGATTGGACGGATACTCCTGCTGACAGGGAGAGGAAAGCAAgagtaagtatatatatatatatataattttatttttttaaatttattgtaAAAGTAAAAATTTCTGCTGGATCTGTAGATCATAGTAAGCAACTCTAggagtacagtatacagtagccAGTGTTGCTTTGGGTGGATTTCTATTGCTGTTGGAAGTACATTCTTTCAAAGTTTCACTGCTAGAATGAAGTAGTACAAGTATAGTTATGGCTGGCATGTAAATGTGAGAAAGTATACATGAATTCAAAATGATAATAATATGAGTATAGGGGCTGAATTTAGGTGAATGGGAGCTGGTCTGCAATTACCAGCTCtggtcactacacagagaatggagctgtctgcttcctgctccgtcCTCTGTATCAGCTCCTGAGAATATGTGAACGATTGGTCTACCAGGTGTTGGGCTCTCCGCTCCTCAATATTTTTAGCCAGAAAACTCCTATTTTTCTTAAAGGCATGAGCCAATGAGTGTTCCTAGGATCATTTCCTCGCTCACCAGTCTCTGAAAACTGATCTTAAGACTTGAAATATTCCTAAAATTGTCGGCTAAAGGCTATTGTACACATGTCTATGAGTGAGATACTGTTTGGGAACGGATGCTCTTGGGAACATTCATCATCGCCTACTTGGCTGCATGTACAAACAGCAGTCATTACCATTGTAAGGGGAAAAACAAATCATTGGTCCCATACAGCTTGCATTTCGCAGCAGCACATCCCTTTTTACACAGTGTGGCCTGTAGTCATTTGTGGGTTGATCGCTGGCACCTTTACACATTAGTTACTAATAATTTCTCTCAATCATCGACCCATATATATTATCCTTAAAGATCAATGGCTCCCTACATGCTGCAATTGAGTTTCTTTCCTTAGCAGTAATTGCAGCTATGGAAATTGTAAGTTACACCTTGTCTTACAGAAAGTTTAATATTTCACATGGCAGTAGCGGTTAGATTCTCAATGTTTAATGGTTTGTCTGTATGTACTCCATTTTTTTATAATCCGGATAATCTGActaatgtaatatatgtttttTGCTTCCTAAACAGCAGTTAAAAAGTAAGGGAAGTGATGACAAGAAAGTGATGTCTGTCTTTACAACGGTTCTGGGCTTCAGCTCTGTTCACAATACCATCATCTCCTTTCAGTCAGGTTTCCATTGCTCTTTGAGAAACACAATAGTATAGCATGCTGAGCTATTCTACTCAGGGGAAAGATGACTGACCCATTGTAAGTCAATGGAATCCATTACAATCTATTGTCACAGTTGAGCGCTGACTTGTTTCTTTGTAAAGCGCCCTGCATGGTACTCCAGTCCTAAACATGACTGCTGATGGAAGGGCATGTGATCCGACATGTTCATCTGAAGCCTCCATGAAATAACGCTGTATGTCGCTACATGCACGCGAGTTTCCCATGAGCAGTGGTTAATAGGGGAGAAAATGATGGATGTTTCAGGGCAAATGCTTGTCCATCGGCAGATATGGGTAGGAGCGCCATGCAATCTGTGACTaagactgtactgtaataagatattaACAAGTGAAAATAATTATGGCCAACCTTTTTAAAgaaagtttttttggtttttttttgtaaaaaaaaaaaaaggaaaactgggTACAACAAACAACCATGTCAGTTTAATGTAGGAAAGTCTCTTTAAaggctgtgtgcagtatatggcgaGCACCACTTTATTTCCGTGGCTTTTGCAGATCTAAAATTACATCTGTGCCCCGCTCCACTTTCATCATTCCAAAGTCAAGAAAGCTGAATTTGATTTTGAGATTTTTGATCTAGATGTAATTGAATGTAGGGAGAAAAGTAATTGAAGTTCTGTATATAAAAGTTGATGAAGCCTTCATGTCATGAGCATTCATTAATCCCGCACTGTTGAACTGGGGCTTATAGCCTCAAGGAGAAAcatcaatgtaaattttttttaaaggtttgacTTACCAGGATGAGTTTGATAACAAGCTAGATAAGCCAATTATACTAAATGTATTCATTCTACAATACACATTGTTTCATTTTATTAGATATGGCTTTTGATAATGCCATAAGGGGTCCTCTGTATTCACCATTGATATGAGGGTGCTATTTTTAAAACCTTCCTTTCAATGCATACAGTCTGAATTGGACCTCCCAAATTCTAATATTctaattgtaatatactttattaaagaatTTTGGCTCTTCTCGGTGAAATCCAGTGCTTCCTTATTCTGtcccttgtttctctattgagagTTCAGACCTGTACGCTGCTTCTCACTGGATATAGGGGACGGGCTGTTGTACAGtacagggaagctgaggctggtAAAGGTCATTTCAAACAATTCAAGCATTACAAAACCTACAACAGTTCCAGTGTCGTggaagatgagattctcagctttcatatgacaccaaagctGTAATTCTTGCTATAAAATTTTCAGAGGAATTCTTAGTTGGAAACACAGTCAGGACACTGTTCTAGGCTGATATGTGACTATTTGAAGTGACTCCCCCACGCCGATCTCAACTTCCCTGCAAGAATCTGCCCCTGTACTCCTAGTAAAAGAAGTATAACGCTTTCAGCAGAGAAACAAAGAATAAGGAAACACAGGATCTCACAAAAAGGGCACaaagtttgttaataaagtatattgcaaaatgtatAACTTTAATGTTTTTAGAAACTGGAACATAATCTAAATTTGAGACGCTCTCCAAACCATAGCTGAAGTGCTTAGATTTGTTTTTTCTGCCCTCTTGACAATCAGACTTCTCTTTCTGGAATAAACTCGAAACAAACATGCACAAATGTCTCAGATAACTTTTAATATGGTACCGAAATAGTACATAACGGTagaaaatacagatacacatttaTATAACATACACTTGTCTATATATGCTGTGTGCCCTACTGAGTTGTGGTATGATTTGTAATATTGGAAGTTTGTAATATTAGGGTTTGCACTGAAGGACGGTATGGACATGTGGGGGACAGCGGAGTATCTATTGTTGTTTTGttgtttaaaaatgtaaaaaaaaatatctacaaaaagaaaaaagatatgGTGGTCAGGCCTCTCACAGTCTTTGCTGCACACTGTGGGATAACTACTGAGATCTTTACAATGATGTGCGCTGTCTCCAAGGCTCCTCTACTGCCTATGGAAACCTTGGAATTTATTGGTTATTACAGTGCAGATTTAATCTTTACAGAATCCAAGGAAATCTAGTAgacaattgcaaaaaaaaaaaacaactaatattttgctttgtttttatttatttatttatttttaactataTGTAAAATTGCTTTGAAGAGGATATGTACCATTGAGGCAAACAATTTCACTGGTATGGGTAATAGAGGGTTAAATCTTGGTTGGTGGCAAGATCCTATGCATGACTTACCTCTTCTATTTATGTTTTTTAAGGAGAAGCAAGAAGGCAAGGTTTCCAGCAGTAAAGGTGATGAAATCCCCCAAGTTTCTGAAAGAGATAAAAGATTGTCAGAGCAGGTGTCCATGTATAACGTAAGTCATTGCGGGGAAATGGTTCTTATATTTACTGTGCAGACAAAATAACCGCTACTGTGAAAGGGGGAATTTACCATTAGAGTGAAAATCTATGCCGGGTTTTATGCACATACCTTTTTCACCCTGCAGAATAAATTGCAAATGTtgttttaaagggttttcccaaggGTTTGATGTTGATGATCTGCCCTtatgatagatcatcaatatgagatcaaaAGGGGTCCAACATCCTgtttccccactgatcagctgttaaaAGAGGCTACCACACTCAGACGAGTGACTTCTTCTTCACAGACCATGTCAAGTTTATCTGTCATGTGACATATTTGCAACTCAGTCTCATTAAAATAAGTAGGACTGAGATGCAAAGCCAAGCACTGTACTTGGTACTCAATACAAATAGCTCATCAGTGGGGTTGGCTAGTGCCAGAACCCAACCAATCTAATATTAGgtgtcctatcctaaggacagagtaTAGTAAACTCAAgctcagtgcgctgaattcagcgcactattggctttcccattctatgccctcagtgaagagctatcggtgccagtaccatagctcttcactgtcagaaggtcatTTCtaacagtcaggaacacccttcctcacagtagcgtctctagtgctgtactgtgagagcggtagttttttaccgcccagcgatgacgctgaaccGTGAGGAACaccaccccccccccagtattcgtctatggacgagtactatcaggaaggGGCgttactcactgctctcacactgtacagtgcaatagacgctactgtgaagaaggccgttcctgactgactatcagaaatgcccttctgacagtgaagagctatggtaccggcagcgatagctcttcaccagaggcacagaacgtgaaagtcgacagtgtgctgaatttagcgcacggtcggctttctagcggtgtattaaatcgCATGTACCCCATATGgtgcaaggtcctctttatagaggtattcccatgtacataatcatatctatatttgtagataattaaaagtgaaacatttttgcaaatataagtagttaaaaattctgcaggttTAAAGATTTTATCTaattatcttagtggtgacagtctgctgTCTTGAtgagttgccaatggatatgaccatgaatgcagaaactttctatggtctgggacttgccaTCATCTTCTTATTgcacctgggttatcaggcagggacactacatgtattagaagatatacttggtcacaataaggaaatcatggcttatTTTCTAACTTTACAAaggtcctgtattcatggtcgtatccactggcaactgatcaagacaacaactttTTACcataagatatttagagaaaatttttaaaactctgcaaaatgtttaattacttatacttccaaaaatcggattttaaaaacgatcctgaaatctcaagatcggctcaacccctacTTGTAAGTCATCAATATAGGAGGTATGTGGGTGACCTCAAATAGCGCATAGAAGGTTCAGACCATCATGATGTCCCGTGCCTGTATATGCAAGCCCAGCTACGTTACTTGTGAGGACTATCAGAGAACACAGGGCGGGGGTTCTTGGATGATGTCCAATGCCCAGGACTGCTTGTTTTTGGCGACCCCACATAGTCACTGAATGCATGAAGAATGGGCTACATTCTGTCATGAGACCAACATTCACAGCAGCTTATTCCCACAATAGTAGCACAGTAAGCATATTACATATTTGTATGAGGGAGCATAGGCCCACATTAATTTTGTCATCTAGATATTGCAGCCCTTTAAGCTATTATAATGTGTACACCATTAATCCAGAAATTCTGCACACCCAGCAGGCAACAATAGTAATCCTGTGGCATGTTGGCTCAAAATGGTCGTTTGCGGTACTGAAAAATACTTGATGATTGTTTTAAGCCTGCGCTCCTGGTCTAAAGTTTCTACGCCAATTGTGAATTCTTGGAGGTGTTTGGGACATCTTGTAGTCAGGCAATGGCAATTCAGGTGTCTGTATAGCCTGTATGCTGAGGTTGTTGGTGCTGGTATATAATCCTATAGATTGGGTTGCAGGCCTCAACACTAACATCCCTGTATAGACCTGTAGGAGTGTTTGTTGTGTCATTCAGTGGTCAGCACAGGTTCAGGAGACCACACATTCACTGCTAGAGAACACTAACGGCCTAAgataaaagtatatatatatatttatatttattagcgCTGCCAATGgattgtaatatataatatagatggtaaTTTATTATATTTCTGCACTAATGGTCCCGATCATGACAACATGTCAGAAACTACTGTATAGTCTTAACCACACTATGCTGTTTAAAGCTTTAAGGAAATTCTAGTGACCTCCAAACTGTGTGGTATTGTTGTATGcagtatattgctaaatatagTTCCTAAACCACAAAATgtttttatccatctttctaatatgcATCTGTAATGTGGAGAAGGATGCCCATACTGTTAACGGTACATTGAGCCTTTATGAAGTGGAATCTTTGTGTCAGATAGCGGCAGAGGCGGTGTATGTGGTTACATAGATAACAGCATTTTCCACTTCTCTACAAGGAGTGTTTTACAATTAGAGAGACTTTACAGCAAGaagaaagtgggtgcaatgtCTGAAGAAGAGACATTTGCATCACTAAGGAATGTTAAAGTAGATATTTCATTATCATTTCTTTTCAGGATTCGAAAAGATCAGAATCTCTCATAGATCTTCACCGCAAAAAACTTAAAAGGAAAGCAGATGAGGATAAAGATAAACCTAAGGAAAGAAAACCGTTTGACCGAGAACAAGATTTACAGGTTAATCGCTTTGATGATGCTCAGAAGAAAGTTCTGCTGCGGAAATCTAAGGAGTTGAATACTAGATTCTCCCATGGAAACAGCAGTATGTTCCTGTGAAGATGTACAGCCATGGATGCATATCATCTACCGAGCCCATCCCCACACCAACCCAAagactgcacattatatgtcattCAGCACCCCTTGTAACTGGTGGTAGTTAAAGTCAACGTCAATATAATTTTGCTGCGTGTCAATTAATTACATTGTAAATAATATATtagctttagagatgagcgagtactattcgaaacggccgtttcaaatagcacgcacccataggaatgaatggacgcagccgcaacgcaggaggttaagcggccggccactggcaaagtctgcgtgccggccgcttccattcattcctatgggtgcgtgctattcgaaacggccgttgcgaatagtactcgctcatctctaattggcttCAGATTGCTCTATATACATGCTCATCATTTATGGACATCTATCTAATCTCCAATATGTTCCATAatgttttcaattttattttcatttccaCCTTCACATCTGAACTATGGAAAGTTTTTAAAACTCGTAAATGTTCAGAAATTCCAGAAAATATGGGACCACCAGATGTTGCTCTAATTCAGTGTGCAGGGTACTTGGGTGAGCTTCACGGGTCCCCAGAGTGGATCTTGTTTGAGAGATGGTGGATACCGGGACACTTCTACCAGTCTTCCACAATACCAGTGCTACCCCATCAGGATATTGTATGGAAATTATAGAGAATCCAGGGTTACTGGTATATTTATTTTAGAAATCATTTAGTTTCACAGACTTGTGGCATATTTAGGTGGTAAACAAGCTATTGGTCTAGTACGTGAGTACTAGAGTACGTAAGCCAGGATTTCTTTATTTTACCAGTTCGTAccatcaaaataaaatgatggaatacttttttttttttttttgagaggtgTTTGACAGTGTTGTTGTTGATTTGTTTTCAGTTAATATAGTGTTTGTGGCATTTTATTTATCAATGGCCTTTTTTATAGGGTATCAATATCTGATTGATGGGGTCAGATACCCCCACCTCACTAATTAGTTATTCTCAGCTGGCATCGAAAGAAAGCATTAGATGGAGCTCGAAATCAGActgcttcatccactgtatagtggcagtGACGTACTGCCGCtttgttcccattcacttcagtaacAGCTGAGCGGCACTTATTAGGAACAGCCGCTACATATTGGGTGGAGTCATCTGCTTTTAGTTCCACCCACAGTATATTTCTAGTGCCTGCTGAGACCAACTGATTGGTGGGGGGGCCCAGTGTCAGACTGATCagctattgataacctatccccaGAAAAGgccgttttaggctaaggccacatgttaaaaaagggaaaaaaataaagctgggaggaaaaaaaagcagtggaaacacaacagaaaaaaaaatgcaaaaaaaggtTTTGACttttctgttgcatttttcatttatacctccccactagagatgagcgagtagtattcgatccagtaTACCTCACCGGCgtgggaatgcgtgtaatcggccaaacaccaaggggtcaaacgcttcgaatattcgatgcgtctaaccccttggtgttcagccgattacacgcattcctttgccggtgaggtattcgatcaaatactactcgctcatcactacttCCCATCTTTTGTAAGTCAATGGGGAATCCATTGCTTTTCCCTGGGTAAAATCAACATTTGCGAGTACTTTAGATATTGCAGCTTttgcgctgcttttttttttcctgcaatgtatggATAAGATTAAATTATTCACTTTGCTGAGATTATACAACTCTCCATttttgtgtttccacaacatgtggcctcagccttaatgtttTACCATGTTTTCGATGTTGGATATCATACAAAACATTTTTATCTATATGATTTAGTaagaaaataaagcaaaaataaaTGTGTTTGTCATTAGTAGATtatagacttttttttctttaaatacagAAATTGCCACATTGTACCAGCCAGGGTATGTTAAATGTTAAGTGGGCATTTGGATAATGCATGATGAGACATTGAATTACTGTTACTATCATGTCAGCATAGTGATACATGAATATTTACAGGCACTTTATAGATCTGACTGCTCTTCCCCATTCTCTGCTTTCAGTAAGCGCCATGTAAATACCACTGCCCATGTGCTGCTAAGAGATAAAGATATGTTGGATGCTCACACAACAGATGGGTTGTGCCGTAGTATAAAGTGGCCTTTTATCTTCCAAATAATGATTGGCAGTGTATAATTTGCAAAAGAGTTCCAAGTTGTCTGACATATATTACGTGTTAAGTCTGTCGGATGCCTATGATTAGGGACTCCGTATCAGACTAAAGGTGATTTACAAGATGTTTGCTATGTGTAATGGTTCTAGAAATAATAGCCTATGGTTACAAGTAATTGACACTATTGTCACAGGGAAAAACCATTAACACTACCTACTACTTTTAGTTCATGTACCGTATTAAACCATTCCAGGAAGATTCTGCTGTACTTAGTGTTTCAGTTGATGTATTCCAGCTGCATCacattcatttttatttctaaattataatttttattaattttataaagTTTTGCAAAATGACAGGAGAAAATCCACaatagtacaatataatattGCATAACAGTTGCCAACCAGGAACAATGACAAAAACAGTTGAATAACGGTAATAGATACAAAGGACATAGGGAAGACAACAAGAAAGAGACAGGGAAATGGGAAGAGGGATCAGAGATCTCTGAGAATACAATACATATCCCAAGTGGATCAAATAGACTGGAAGGGTTAAAAGTAATTCATCAGTGAAAAGGTTGATTTTAAAATCCCGGTCCTGTAATGGTACTTCCGTAATATGAAGGTCAGAGTGTATTTTAGGTGCTACGGGCTCAATACAGAGATCAAAAATAAGAGGAACGGGGCCATGTTGGAAGGTCCCGTTACAAATAGGGAATGATGAGAAGGAGGTGTATGGGAGTATAACAACCCCCAAGGGAAGTGAGTAGAGAATTCTAACTGCTGAGAGGAAGGCCCCTGAGAATCCGAATTTTTCCACAGCCCTTCTGGTGTTGTCTCCTCCCTGATGAGGGGACGAAACCCACCTGATCCTTGTGGATAAGCAAAGGGAGCCAAGCGTTAAGCCTATTTGCCAAGCCTTTCGTAAAAAGTTTAAGCTCTGAGTTCAGAAGGGCTATAGGACGGTAATAGGAGTAACTAGAGTAATGTGAGAGTGGAGCATCGACTGAGGGACAGGGGTGTCGTCTAGGGAGGAGTTACAAAAACTTTACATGTGAGGTAAAAGATCTGTCTGAAAAGTTTTATAATATAGATAGGTGAATCCGTCTGAGCCAGGAGCTTTACCATTAGGGAGACCCTTCAGGATGTCAGTAAGCTCCTCATCTGTGATGGGGGCATTAAGGGAGTCAAGCACTTAGGTAACAAGGGGAGATGACAGATATCCAGGTAATCACGCAGTTCCCGAGAAGCGGAGGATGAATTGGACCGAGCCTGAACTTATTGAACTTATTATTGAAGGTCTGGAATGCAGTTGCAATGGCATTGGGATGATGCTGAAGGGTACCAGAGAGGACTCCTCTGGTGATCTCACAGTGTCTTGGCTAATAAGGTGTGAATTATATTGCCATGCTCATTGTCGACTTTAGAGAAGTAGCCGTTGGGTGGCATGTATAGCTAGATCATGTAGGTCAGCTTCGGCCTTCACTAGTTGAAGCAGCAGTGACAGGGAGGGACGCACCGCTAAGCGTTTCATGAGGGTTCGTATTTTAGTAATCAGGGCATCTTCCCTAGCCTTTCTGTTCTTCTGGAGCTGCATCATTAGGGCAATAAAGTGACCGCATACGACCGCCTTATGTTCTTCCCAAAATATAGAGCTAGAGCAGACCGAGTGAGTACGTAGTGTGGTACGTGCAAATGTAACAGAGACTCATTATGACACCAGTGACAGCGCCTGGTCGGGACCAGAGTAGAAGACCGGCAAACGGTTACCGTAGCATGATTGGTCCACGAGCTTGGCCTAAATATCCTTATCAGTGAGTAATCGGAGGATCAGGGCATTGCCAAAAAAAGCAGTCAATCCTAGAATGTGTGCTGTGGAACAAGCATGTAATAGGAAGTGAGGTAACCTACCCCACCTGCTAAAGTAAATAGCTCGGTGAAAGGTAATAGTAATGGGACCGCAATAAACAACTGTGAATAGCAGAACATAGCAATAATATAACATCTGGAAGTTATAGAATCAGAGAAGCAAGTCAAGAACCTAGAGAGAAAATAACAGAGTTAGACTCAGTGGTAGTCATGGAGTTGGGGGGTCCCCCTGTGGCCTCTGGGCTGAGGATCCAGGGGAGGACATCTATTAGGCTTCTGAGTGCTCCAAATTTGGAGAAGGGACGGATGGGTAAACTCCCATATTAGATAGTTCCAGGAGTGGAATAGTGGAATGTCCAATGTGATAAAGAAAGGATAAAGGTCTGCATAGGAGCATAGTGTGGCTGAGCGACCATTAAATCTTGCTGTCAAAGGGAAGGGGAAAACCCAGAAGTAGGGAATTTTGTGGTCATGTAGGAGTTGAATGACTGGACAGAGATGCTGTCTGTTCCACAGTGTGATCGAGGATAGGTCCTGGTAAAGCTGGCTTTTCGCTCCATCAAAGTCCTTGAGGCGTTGGACCTTAGAGAGGATCAGTTCTTTCAAAGCAAAGTTGTGTAAACAACAGATGACATCACGTGGGGTGGCATGTATCTCTGACTAAAAGTCCCATCTAGTTGGCAAGTGAGCAAGTAGCTGGACCCATTGTGGTGGCAGGGGAGAAGAAGGTAATGCATACTGTTCCTGCAGCTGGAGGGACAGTAGTGGAGCAGGATTCTCA
This sequence is a window from Leptodactylus fuscus isolate aLepFus1 chromosome 2, aLepFus1.hap2, whole genome shotgun sequence. Protein-coding genes within it:
- the GPALPP1 gene encoding GPALPP motifs-containing protein 1 yields the protein MSRDLIGPALPPGYCGGSDQEDEGEVAGPVLPPGYKKDQSSDSSEDSDQETSHSRWHRKERNTPSQRKLETPQDDDDDDDEFFGPALPPGFKKPSDSPERPVIGPALPPGFKRQSSDSEDGSDDKESSDKAADDDDDYVIGPLPAKGPVQSSVAEDFERRAWKMKQKLTSNDDEHKNPTRESWMTELPPELTNFGLGPRTFKRRANERSGDRSDWTDTPADRERKAREKQEGKVSSSKGDEIPQVSERDKRLSEQVSMYNDSKRSESLIDLHRKKLKRKADEDKDKPKERKPFDREQDLQVNRFDDAQKKVLLRKSKELNTRFSHGNSSMFL